In one Diabrotica virgifera virgifera chromosome 7, PGI_DIABVI_V3a genomic region, the following are encoded:
- the LOC114327661 gene encoding uncharacterized protein LOC114327661 isoform X1, which produces MERIHVGVCLYILLSIAGGLTTTCATETECGLEGNCEQSSLNRVRRSKENKQSTTWRPKSKTPAKEESSSDRHLKKGSEDPADDTTDTPIRKRQNLISFESLECDSCNSMIGGGANTIIINGGQIIDGGQIINGGQIINGGQIFDGGQIFDGGQIINGGQIFDGGSLNGQILNGGAIGQIINGGSFGPIINGGSINGQIIYPGEQYIYPGQYYNYTISQPTIIGGYNFTVPFPGNNIYYPLVNASFWTLNDLITFNTSSFWNDIQITFNNSFPSISWPNQYPYWQYEPGKFYNASWFDSMQSSLTTYIDWVYNNYGNVIQMCEKYPYFAWPKESYTYFSWINGNYYYYLINGIANRFNISISNKYPDIFSQPYIKFNFPISIKSSVYLITITISQIIENKGFSINMIPPGQCICLSPILGTIPAGQQSWAYFLLSHSLAQYLNNQQPGFCFCPYQGNTTPNLDGDIDEQVVQIETQSGIISSEFNICLYCKEKRGSPPVWYYFLLNRDTGKLPKEAKLGFCLNTGGEVAIQQDLYPYPGFIIYPPYQIIVSGYNVEQTGYCLCPNPNSKFPHNAKIFNYFLRPLHGDTVCSCPYSNADIFVPPNIRPSHIILCTENTPSININEVWPLLQLIENVELSEYCVDGQYYPIIPNENDLKPIEVEEETDQKQLNHLEPGICVCLSPVLSFNSVKWFINLKHVLSPNIENKKGFCFCPPGDASGTIPVPININEVINPGTCLCFKKEKSLNIWLYVLVHAAGNNKGFDFCMCPPACNPYIFSEQMISGITLYETQIIITTDQRYVRQPGVCLCPIVANNQGIHYSLWPILFDQTIGDNRCFCPKIEVPVAPIKPKRQSYICLCTDNNRKAIFYLINNEQAANCPCSMIPDTSHTITILPFPKNNEGDITKVIPHWIPSQEKHLIEPGTCICLFSITDIINAKIENWFFSKQSKFLIENYNGQEFCFCPSYQISQNIIISTPPEYIRPGFCLCFERDNQNIWNYQILNQDSNIVFTTTESTFCLCPHSPTFEINAQGSITGVIVYPPIYDMDKIFYPGICLCPSSALHETIGLYYILFPITSTEPNNNFCSCPVQEPPNEETIKIPYDICLCPLVDFYGRFKNKFYIEFKRNNINGGCSCSVANNEVTGYLLPKFPDQYINITVVPIPGENTFTPPPGGFTLPTRYTFPTITWPTLPKWTWNLTTPTWTWPTPKWTWPTTTRPTQPPPPWSIETKPQTWPTQTKRPTTKRTKPTKPTKPPTRPSKKPQKPPGEQIGPNYCLCLSVQLNNNNEINWLYEISNPSSNPYGKNGKSGYCFCQPPVQDPPEPEDEKHYPPKPIGKNKCICMAPYFSLTGQIEWSCFLIDIKSKKKHEQSGSTFCFCPYINNNEKPPNENNPGFPIPAPIQYPGVSYFCVCPTKMSNLVKSWIYYNFYPITDPYFNIEYGCCSCPYSRPEVQTDNAIMKPGICLCSTASYPGAQTWSNFILQQVDSSGKCNCNNGRVFVIYPPATGFSEVNIQTNTITTQNGFQVDIAVLLPYGIIGGQYLNFSVNVFSQIFANCYQNAFIQSNSGTPFVFKATPARLGSNQLNTGVCYRG; this is translated from the coding sequence CATGGCGGCCAAAGTCAAAAACTCCTGCGAAAGAAGAATCCTCTTCGGATCGACATCTAAAGAAAGGATCAGAAGACCCAGCCGATGATACTACCGATACTCCTATACGAAAACGACAAAATCTGATTTCTTTCGAAAGCTTAGAATGCGACTCATGCAACTCAATGATAGGGGGTGGTGCTAACACCATAATTATTAACGGTGGACAAATTATTGACGGCGGACAAATTATTAACGGCGGACAAATTATTAACGGCGGGCAAATTTTTGATGGCGGGCAAATTTTTGATGGCGGGCAAATTATTAACGGCGGACAAATTTTTGACGGTGGATCACTGAACGGACAAATTTTAAACGGTGGAGCAATCGGCCAAATTATTAATGGGGGATCATTTGGACCAATTATTAATGGTGGATCAATTAATGGACAAATAATTTATCCCGGGGAGCAATACATTTATCCTGGGCAATACTATAACTATACGATTTCACAACCTACTATAATTGGTGGTTACAACTTTACTGTCCCGTTTCCGGGAAATAATATCTATTATCCTTTAGTAAATGCTAGCTTTTGGACACTCAATGACCTTATTACTTTTAATACTTCTTCTTTCTGGAATGACATACAAATAACCTTCAATAACAGCTTTCCATCTATTTCTTGGCCCAACCAATACCCTTATTGGCAGTATGAACCAGGCAAATTTTATAATGCTAGTTGGTTTGATTCTATGCAAAGTAGTTTAACTACCTACATTGATTGGGTATACAATAACTACGGAAATGTCATACAGATGTGTGAAAAATATCCGTATTTTGCTTGGCCCAAAGAATCATACACTTATTTTTCCTGGATAAACGGCAATTATTACTATTATCTAATTAATGGAATAGCTAATAGGTTTAATATATCGATTAGTAACAAATATCCAGATATTTTCAGTCAACCatatatcaaatttaattttccaatttCCATTAAAAGCAGTGTTTACTTGATAACGATAACTATCAGTCAGATAATAGAAAACAAAGGATTTTCAATCAATATGATACCTCCTGGTCAATGTATTTGTTTATCTCCCATATTAGGTACTATACCAGCAGGTCAGCAAAGTTGGGCGTACTTTTTATTATCACATTCCTTAGCCCAATATCTTAATAATCAACAACCAGGTTTTTGCTTCTGCCCTTATCAAGGGAATACAACTCCAAATTTAGATGGAGACATAGACGAACAGGTGGTTCAGATCGAAACACAATCAGGAATTATAAGCTCTGAATTTAATATATGTTTATATTGCAAAGAAAAAAGGGGTTCACCACCAGTGTGGTATTATTTCCTCTTAAATCGTGATACTGGAAAATTACCCAAAGAAGCAAAATTAGGATTTTGTCTGAATACAGGAGGAGAAGTCGCTATTCAGCAAGATTTATATCCATATCCAGGATTTATAATATATCCACCATATCAAATTATTGTTTCTGGTTATAACGTAGAGCAGACCGGCTATTGCCTTTGCCCAAATCCAAATTCTAAATTTCCTCATAATGCTAAAATTTTTAACTACTTTTTGCGACCCCTTCATGGAGATACAGTTTGTTCTTGTCCATATTCTAATGCAGACATATTCGTACCCCCTAATATTCGTCCATCTCACATTATTTTATGCACAGAAAATACACCAAGCATAAATATAAATGAAGTGTGGCCCCTTTTGCAACTGATAGAAAATGTTGAACTAAGCGAATATTGCGTAGATGGGCAGTATTATCCAATAATTCCTAATGAAAATGACCTAAAACCGATAGAGGTTGAAGAAGAAACAGATCAGAAACAACTTAATCATCTAGAACCAGGAATTTGCGTTTGTTTGTCTCCTGTTCTATCATTCAACTCAGTAAAATGGTtcattaatttaaaacatgtactTTCGcccaatattgaaaataaaaaaggattttgtttttgtcctcCTGGAGACGCATCTGGTACTATACCAGTACCAATAAACATTAATGAAGTTATTAATCCTGGTACCtgtttatgttttaaaaaagaaaagagtttaaatatctggctATACGTTCTTGTTCACGCAGCTGGAAATAATAAAGGCTTTGATTTTTGTATGTGCCCACCTGCTTGTAACCCATATATTTTTTCAGAGCAAATGATTTCTGGTATAACACTGTATGAAACGCAAATAATCATAACTACCGACCAAAGATATGTTCGTCAGCCTGGAGTGTGCTTGTGTCCTATAGTCGCAAACAATCAAGGAATTCACTACTCCCTATGGCCAATACTTTTTGATCAAACAATTGGTGACAACAGGTGCTTCTGTCCTAAAATAGAAGTTCCCGTAGCTCCAATAAAACCTAAACGCCAAAGTTATATTTGCTTATGCACAGATAATAACAGAAaagccattttttatttaataaacaatgaACAAGCAGCAAATTGTCCCTGTTCCATGATACCTGACACCAGCCATACTATTACTATATTACCATTTCCCAAAAATAACGAAGGTGATATTACTAAGGTCATACCACATTGGATACCCTCTCAAGAAAAACACCTGATAGAACCTGGAACGTGTATTTGCTTGTTTTCTATTACAGATATAATAAACGCTAAGATTGAAAACTGGTTCTTTAGTAAACAAAGTAAATTCCTAATCGAGAATTATAACGGACAAGAATTTTGTTTCTGTCCATCTTACCAAATATCACAAAACATAATCATATCTACTCCACCCGAATACATTAGACCTGGATTCTGTTTGTGTTTTGAGCGAGATAATCAAAATATTtggaattatcaaattttaaatcAAGACTCTAACATCGTTTTCACCACTACTGAATCAACATTTTGCTTATGTCCACACAGTCCGACATTTGAAATTAATGCTCAAGGTTCAATTACTGGAGTAATAGTATATCCTCCAATCTACGATATGGACAAAATATTCTACCCTGGAATCTGTCTTTGCCCATCCAGTGCACTGCATGAAACCATAGGTCTTTATTATATTCTATTTCCTATTACAAGTACGGAACCCAACAACAACTTCTGTTCATGTCCTGTGCAAGAACCGCCTAATGAAGAGACAATTAAAATACCTTACGATATATGTCTCTGCCCATTAGTAGATTTTTATGGTAGattcaaaaataagttttacattgAGTTCAAGAGAAACAATATTAATGGTGGCTGCTCTTGTTCAGTAGCCAATAATGAGGTTACTGGATATCTACTACCAAAGTTTCCTGATCAGTATATAAATATAACTGTCGTACCAATACCTGGAGAGAACACTTTTACACCACCACCAGGAGGGTTCACACTACCAACACGGTATACCTTCCCAACAATAACATGGCCGACATTACCAAAGTGGACTTGGAATTTGACAACACCAACATGGACTTGGCCAACACCAAAATGGACTTGGCCAACAACAACTCGGCCTACCCAGCCACCACCGCCGTGGTCTATAGAGACAAAACCGCAAACATGGCCTACTCAAACGAAAAGACCAACAACTAAGCGGACAAAACCAACTAAACCAACAAAACCTCCAACGAGACCATCAAAAAAACCACAAAAACCACCGGGTGAACAAATTGGGCCTAACTACTGTCTTTGCTTATCTgtacaattaaataataataatgagaTAAATTGGTTATATGAAATATCCAACCCATCTTCTAACCCATAtggaaaaaatggaaaatctgGATATTGTTTTTGTCAACCACCTGTTCAAGATCCTCCCGAACCTGAGGATGAAAAACATTATCCACCAAAACCTAtcggaaaaaataaatgtatCTGTATGGCTCCCTATTTTTCGCTAACAGGACAAATTGAATGGTCCTGTTTCCTTATCGAcataaaatcaaagaaaaaacatGAGCAATCGGGGTCTACTTTCTGCTTTTGTCCATATATCAATAATAATGAGAAACCACCAAACGAAAATAATCCTGGTTTTCCAATACCGGCTCCAATACAGTATCCTGGCGTTTCCTATTTCTGTGTTTGTCCTACGAAAATGTCGAATTTAGTAAAATCTTGGATATACTATAATTTTTATCCAATTACAGATCCATATTTTAATATCGAATACGGTTGTTGTTCTTGCCCATATTCTAGGCCTGAAGTTCAGACGGACAATGCTATTATGAAACCGGGAATTTGTCTTTGTTCAACAGCCAGTTATCCAGGAGCCCAAACGTGGTCAAATTTCATTTTACAACAGGTTGACAGCAGTGGAAAGTGTAACTGTAATAATGGTCGTGTGTTCGTGATTTATCCACCAGCAACTGGGTTCTCCGAAGTTAATATTCAAACGAACACTATAACAACACAAAATGGTTTTCAAGTAGACATCGCAGTACTATTACCTTATGGTATTATTGGCGGACAATATCTAAATTTTTCAGTTAATGTCTTCTCCCAAATATTTGCCAACTGCTATCAAAATGCTTTTATCCAAAGCAATTCTGGAACTCCTTTTGTATTTAAAGCCACTCCAGCACGACTCGGATCGAACCAATTAAATACAGGTGTATGCTATAGAggatag
- the LOC114327661 gene encoding uncharacterized protein LOC114327661 isoform X2, with translation MKQCILVAVILALGLTTTCATETECGLEGNCEQSSLNRVRRSKENKQSTTWRPKSKTPAKEESSSDRHLKKGSEDPADDTTDTPIRKRQNLISFESLECDSCNSMIGGGANTIIINGGQIIDGGQIINGGQIINGGQIFDGGQIFDGGQIINGGQIFDGGSLNGQILNGGAIGQIINGGSFGPIINGGSINGQIIYPGEQYIYPGQYYNYTISQPTIIGGYNFTVPFPGNNIYYPLVNASFWTLNDLITFNTSSFWNDIQITFNNSFPSISWPNQYPYWQYEPGKFYNASWFDSMQSSLTTYIDWVYNNYGNVIQMCEKYPYFAWPKESYTYFSWINGNYYYYLINGIANRFNISISNKYPDIFSQPYIKFNFPISIKSSVYLITITISQIIENKGFSINMIPPGQCICLSPILGTIPAGQQSWAYFLLSHSLAQYLNNQQPGFCFCPYQGNTTPNLDGDIDEQVVQIETQSGIISSEFNICLYCKEKRGSPPVWYYFLLNRDTGKLPKEAKLGFCLNTGGEVAIQQDLYPYPGFIIYPPYQIIVSGYNVEQTGYCLCPNPNSKFPHNAKIFNYFLRPLHGDTVCSCPYSNADIFVPPNIRPSHIILCTENTPSININEVWPLLQLIENVELSEYCVDGQYYPIIPNENDLKPIEVEEETDQKQLNHLEPGICVCLSPVLSFNSVKWFINLKHVLSPNIENKKGFCFCPPGDASGTIPVPININEVINPGTCLCFKKEKSLNIWLYVLVHAAGNNKGFDFCMCPPACNPYIFSEQMISGITLYETQIIITTDQRYVRQPGVCLCPIVANNQGIHYSLWPILFDQTIGDNRCFCPKIEVPVAPIKPKRQSYICLCTDNNRKAIFYLINNEQAANCPCSMIPDTSHTITILPFPKNNEGDITKVIPHWIPSQEKHLIEPGTCICLFSITDIINAKIENWFFSKQSKFLIENYNGQEFCFCPSYQISQNIIISTPPEYIRPGFCLCFERDNQNIWNYQILNQDSNIVFTTTESTFCLCPHSPTFEINAQGSITGVIVYPPIYDMDKIFYPGICLCPSSALHETIGLYYILFPITSTEPNNNFCSCPVQEPPNEETIKIPYDICLCPLVDFYGRFKNKFYIEFKRNNINGGCSCSVANNEVTGYLLPKFPDQYINITVVPIPGENTFTPPPGGFTLPTRYTFPTITWPTLPKWTWNLTTPTWTWPTPKWTWPTTTRPTQPPPPWSIETKPQTWPTQTKRPTTKRTKPTKPTKPPTRPSKKPQKPPGEQIGPNYCLCLSVQLNNNNEINWLYEISNPSSNPYGKNGKSGYCFCQPPVQDPPEPEDEKHYPPKPIGKNKCICMAPYFSLTGQIEWSCFLIDIKSKKKHEQSGSTFCFCPYINNNEKPPNENNPGFPIPAPIQYPGVSYFCVCPTKMSNLVKSWIYYNFYPITDPYFNIEYGCCSCPYSRPEVQTDNAIMKPGICLCSTASYPGAQTWSNFILQQVDSSGKCNCNNGRVFVIYPPATGFSEVNIQTNTITTQNGFQVDIAVLLPYGIIGGQYLNFSVNVFSQIFANCYQNAFIQSNSGTPFVFKATPARLGSNQLNTGVCYRG, from the coding sequence CATGGCGGCCAAAGTCAAAAACTCCTGCGAAAGAAGAATCCTCTTCGGATCGACATCTAAAGAAAGGATCAGAAGACCCAGCCGATGATACTACCGATACTCCTATACGAAAACGACAAAATCTGATTTCTTTCGAAAGCTTAGAATGCGACTCATGCAACTCAATGATAGGGGGTGGTGCTAACACCATAATTATTAACGGTGGACAAATTATTGACGGCGGACAAATTATTAACGGCGGACAAATTATTAACGGCGGGCAAATTTTTGATGGCGGGCAAATTTTTGATGGCGGGCAAATTATTAACGGCGGACAAATTTTTGACGGTGGATCACTGAACGGACAAATTTTAAACGGTGGAGCAATCGGCCAAATTATTAATGGGGGATCATTTGGACCAATTATTAATGGTGGATCAATTAATGGACAAATAATTTATCCCGGGGAGCAATACATTTATCCTGGGCAATACTATAACTATACGATTTCACAACCTACTATAATTGGTGGTTACAACTTTACTGTCCCGTTTCCGGGAAATAATATCTATTATCCTTTAGTAAATGCTAGCTTTTGGACACTCAATGACCTTATTACTTTTAATACTTCTTCTTTCTGGAATGACATACAAATAACCTTCAATAACAGCTTTCCATCTATTTCTTGGCCCAACCAATACCCTTATTGGCAGTATGAACCAGGCAAATTTTATAATGCTAGTTGGTTTGATTCTATGCAAAGTAGTTTAACTACCTACATTGATTGGGTATACAATAACTACGGAAATGTCATACAGATGTGTGAAAAATATCCGTATTTTGCTTGGCCCAAAGAATCATACACTTATTTTTCCTGGATAAACGGCAATTATTACTATTATCTAATTAATGGAATAGCTAATAGGTTTAATATATCGATTAGTAACAAATATCCAGATATTTTCAGTCAACCatatatcaaatttaattttccaatttCCATTAAAAGCAGTGTTTACTTGATAACGATAACTATCAGTCAGATAATAGAAAACAAAGGATTTTCAATCAATATGATACCTCCTGGTCAATGTATTTGTTTATCTCCCATATTAGGTACTATACCAGCAGGTCAGCAAAGTTGGGCGTACTTTTTATTATCACATTCCTTAGCCCAATATCTTAATAATCAACAACCAGGTTTTTGCTTCTGCCCTTATCAAGGGAATACAACTCCAAATTTAGATGGAGACATAGACGAACAGGTGGTTCAGATCGAAACACAATCAGGAATTATAAGCTCTGAATTTAATATATGTTTATATTGCAAAGAAAAAAGGGGTTCACCACCAGTGTGGTATTATTTCCTCTTAAATCGTGATACTGGAAAATTACCCAAAGAAGCAAAATTAGGATTTTGTCTGAATACAGGAGGAGAAGTCGCTATTCAGCAAGATTTATATCCATATCCAGGATTTATAATATATCCACCATATCAAATTATTGTTTCTGGTTATAACGTAGAGCAGACCGGCTATTGCCTTTGCCCAAATCCAAATTCTAAATTTCCTCATAATGCTAAAATTTTTAACTACTTTTTGCGACCCCTTCATGGAGATACAGTTTGTTCTTGTCCATATTCTAATGCAGACATATTCGTACCCCCTAATATTCGTCCATCTCACATTATTTTATGCACAGAAAATACACCAAGCATAAATATAAATGAAGTGTGGCCCCTTTTGCAACTGATAGAAAATGTTGAACTAAGCGAATATTGCGTAGATGGGCAGTATTATCCAATAATTCCTAATGAAAATGACCTAAAACCGATAGAGGTTGAAGAAGAAACAGATCAGAAACAACTTAATCATCTAGAACCAGGAATTTGCGTTTGTTTGTCTCCTGTTCTATCATTCAACTCAGTAAAATGGTtcattaatttaaaacatgtactTTCGcccaatattgaaaataaaaaaggattttgtttttgtcctcCTGGAGACGCATCTGGTACTATACCAGTACCAATAAACATTAATGAAGTTATTAATCCTGGTACCtgtttatgttttaaaaaagaaaagagtttaaatatctggctATACGTTCTTGTTCACGCAGCTGGAAATAATAAAGGCTTTGATTTTTGTATGTGCCCACCTGCTTGTAACCCATATATTTTTTCAGAGCAAATGATTTCTGGTATAACACTGTATGAAACGCAAATAATCATAACTACCGACCAAAGATATGTTCGTCAGCCTGGAGTGTGCTTGTGTCCTATAGTCGCAAACAATCAAGGAATTCACTACTCCCTATGGCCAATACTTTTTGATCAAACAATTGGTGACAACAGGTGCTTCTGTCCTAAAATAGAAGTTCCCGTAGCTCCAATAAAACCTAAACGCCAAAGTTATATTTGCTTATGCACAGATAATAACAGAAaagccattttttatttaataaacaatgaACAAGCAGCAAATTGTCCCTGTTCCATGATACCTGACACCAGCCATACTATTACTATATTACCATTTCCCAAAAATAACGAAGGTGATATTACTAAGGTCATACCACATTGGATACCCTCTCAAGAAAAACACCTGATAGAACCTGGAACGTGTATTTGCTTGTTTTCTATTACAGATATAATAAACGCTAAGATTGAAAACTGGTTCTTTAGTAAACAAAGTAAATTCCTAATCGAGAATTATAACGGACAAGAATTTTGTTTCTGTCCATCTTACCAAATATCACAAAACATAATCATATCTACTCCACCCGAATACATTAGACCTGGATTCTGTTTGTGTTTTGAGCGAGATAATCAAAATATTtggaattatcaaattttaaatcAAGACTCTAACATCGTTTTCACCACTACTGAATCAACATTTTGCTTATGTCCACACAGTCCGACATTTGAAATTAATGCTCAAGGTTCAATTACTGGAGTAATAGTATATCCTCCAATCTACGATATGGACAAAATATTCTACCCTGGAATCTGTCTTTGCCCATCCAGTGCACTGCATGAAACCATAGGTCTTTATTATATTCTATTTCCTATTACAAGTACGGAACCCAACAACAACTTCTGTTCATGTCCTGTGCAAGAACCGCCTAATGAAGAGACAATTAAAATACCTTACGATATATGTCTCTGCCCATTAGTAGATTTTTATGGTAGattcaaaaataagttttacattgAGTTCAAGAGAAACAATATTAATGGTGGCTGCTCTTGTTCAGTAGCCAATAATGAGGTTACTGGATATCTACTACCAAAGTTTCCTGATCAGTATATAAATATAACTGTCGTACCAATACCTGGAGAGAACACTTTTACACCACCACCAGGAGGGTTCACACTACCAACACGGTATACCTTCCCAACAATAACATGGCCGACATTACCAAAGTGGACTTGGAATTTGACAACACCAACATGGACTTGGCCAACACCAAAATGGACTTGGCCAACAACAACTCGGCCTACCCAGCCACCACCGCCGTGGTCTATAGAGACAAAACCGCAAACATGGCCTACTCAAACGAAAAGACCAACAACTAAGCGGACAAAACCAACTAAACCAACAAAACCTCCAACGAGACCATCAAAAAAACCACAAAAACCACCGGGTGAACAAATTGGGCCTAACTACTGTCTTTGCTTATCTgtacaattaaataataataatgagaTAAATTGGTTATATGAAATATCCAACCCATCTTCTAACCCATAtggaaaaaatggaaaatctgGATATTGTTTTTGTCAACCACCTGTTCAAGATCCTCCCGAACCTGAGGATGAAAAACATTATCCACCAAAACCTAtcggaaaaaataaatgtatCTGTATGGCTCCCTATTTTTCGCTAACAGGACAAATTGAATGGTCCTGTTTCCTTATCGAcataaaatcaaagaaaaaacatGAGCAATCGGGGTCTACTTTCTGCTTTTGTCCATATATCAATAATAATGAGAAACCACCAAACGAAAATAATCCTGGTTTTCCAATACCGGCTCCAATACAGTATCCTGGCGTTTCCTATTTCTGTGTTTGTCCTACGAAAATGTCGAATTTAGTAAAATCTTGGATATACTATAATTTTTATCCAATTACAGATCCATATTTTAATATCGAATACGGTTGTTGTTCTTGCCCATATTCTAGGCCTGAAGTTCAGACGGACAATGCTATTATGAAACCGGGAATTTGTCTTTGTTCAACAGCCAGTTATCCAGGAGCCCAAACGTGGTCAAATTTCATTTTACAACAGGTTGACAGCAGTGGAAAGTGTAACTGTAATAATGGTCGTGTGTTCGTGATTTATCCACCAGCAACTGGGTTCTCCGAAGTTAATATTCAAACGAACACTATAACAACACAAAATGGTTTTCAAGTAGACATCGCAGTACTATTACCTTATGGTATTATTGGCGGACAATATCTAAATTTTTCAGTTAATGTCTTCTCCCAAATATTTGCCAACTGCTATCAAAATGCTTTTATCCAAAGCAATTCTGGAACTCCTTTTGTATTTAAAGCCACTCCAGCACGACTCGGATCGAACCAATTAAATACAGGTGTATGCTATAGAggatag